The Brevundimonas sp. SORGH_AS_0993 genome segment ATCCGGTCGGAGCCCTGGCGGGTGATGGAGGGTTCACGGGTGCCCAGGCTGTCGATCCGGCGGCGCACCACCTCGATCGACTGATCCACGGCCGTCGCGCCCATGCTGTTCAGCGCGGCGTCGGTATAGGCGAAGCGAATGCGGTTATCGCCCAGACGGGTCGCCGTCCGCTCGACCTGGGCGCCGGGGCCGGCCTGACCGCCCAGTTGCTGCAACGCCTTGAAGGCCGCATCGCTCTGAGCCGGGTTCGCCAGGGTCACGACCACGCCGCCCGTCTCGCGCTGGAAGCCGTTGGTCGGGATGCCCGCGCCGTTCAAGGTGACGCGCACGTCTTCGATCAGATTGGTGACGCGCTTCTCGCGCATCGTCGGCACATCGACTTCGAGCAGCAGATAGGAGCCGCCCTGCAGGTCGAGGCCCAGGTTCAGCGCGTTCTTCGGCAGCCAGCCGGGCAAGGCTTCGCGCTGAGCAGGGCTCAGCAGGTTGGGGAAGGCCAGCAAGCAGCCGAGAACCGCCGAAACGACGACGAGAATGATTTTCCAGCGCGAGAGCTGAATCATGTGGGCGGTCCCCGGTCAGCGATACGCGGTGTTCAGGCCTTGGAGTCGTTGGCGGCGATGGCGGTGCGGTTACGCACCTCTGCGATCATCGCCTTGACCACGCGCACATTGACGCTGGGCGCGATCTCGACATTGACCTCGGCCTCCTCGACGCGCGTGACCCTGCCGATCATGCCGCTGCCCAGGACGACGGTGTCGCCGCGCTTCACGGCCGCGATGGCGGCGGCGTGGTCCTTGGCACGCTTCTGCTGCGGACGGATCAGCAGGAAGTAGAACAGGATGAAGATGGCGACGATCGGCAGGAACTGCATGATCACGGCCATAATGCCGCCGTCAGCTGGGGCGCCCATGGGAAGTCTCCGAACACGAGGGGGACAGCCCTCGTCGGCGCCCCATTAAAACGAGGCGCGGAACCTAGGGCCGCGTCTCGCGGATTGCAACGCGGCGAAATCGCTATCGCGGCAATACGCTCAAAGGATCGACCGCGACCGGGTCGTCGCCCTGCATCTGGCGGGTCTCGAAATGGATCGACGGGCGGCCGTCGCCGGCGGTCATGCCGACGGTGCCGATCTGCTGACCCGCGCGCACGTCCTCGCCGTCGCGCACCGTCGCAGAGCCCAGATGACCATAGACGGTGCGCCAGCCGCCGACGTGGACGATCAGCACCGTCAGTCCCTGCCCGACCAGGTCGTCGCCGACATAGGCCACGCGACCGGCCGCAGAGGCGGTCACGGCGGTTCCCGCAGGCGCGCCGATGTTGACGCCATTGTTCCGCTCGCCCATGCCGACCGGGCCGAACCGGCGCAGGATGTCGCCTCGCACAGGCCAGGCCAGGCCCACAGAGGCGCCGGCGGCGCTCGTCGGCGCGGCGACTGGCGCTACAGCCGTGGGCCGGGGCGGGGCTGGTCGAGTCTGGGCCGGCAGGGCCGCATTGCCCGAGGGCGGCGGCGGGGGCGGCGGCACGACGCCCGCGTTCGGCACATAGACTCCCGTCGGCGAAGGTCCGGTCGCATAGGGATCGGACCCGGTGTCGACCGCCGATTCCGGCAGGATGATTCGCTGGCCCGTCGTGATCGCGCCGCGCGGCCCCAGGCCGTTCAGATCGATCAGGACCTGAACCGGCGTCTGGAACCGGCGTCCGACGCCCGAAATCGTGTCGCCTGCCTGAATCACATAGGCCGCCCCTGGCACGGTCGAGGTGGAACGCGGTTGCGACGGGGGCGTCACGCTGGACGGAGGGGCATAGGCGGGCTGACCGGGCGTATAGGGGGTGGTCGCCGGCGGCGGCAGGGCCCCGCCGTCGATCTGACCCACCGGCGCGGTCGCCATCGGCGCGGGCGGCGAAGAAGGCTGGGTCTGCGCCGGGGCCGGGGCCGGGGCCGAGACCGGATAGCCGCCTTGCGCCTGCCCCCCCTGCGGCGCCGGATAGGCGGGGCCCGTATGGCCCGGCACGGGCGTGGGCCGCGTGGAGTAGCGGGGTTCGGACGGATAGGTGATGCAGGCCGCCGTGCTCAGCGCCGCCCCCGCGATCAGAACCGCTCTCATCCAGCCCGACATTCTCGCCACCGGCCGCTCCTCTCAGGGTTGATCCTCGCCCGCCCGGTTTGCCCGCTCGCGGCCCGAAATCCAACCCCGCAAACCGCACGGAATTGGGGCGCGAAGGTTAACGGCCCAAACAACCAGCGACCGCGACGCGCGCCGTGGTCCGCAAAGGAGGTTTTATCCCTCCTTCGCCGTCCCCTCCACCAGGGGCACGAACCGCACTTCGGTCAGGCTTTCGCGGCGGAAGGCGCCGTCGCCCTGGCCGACATAGCGGTGCAGGATCTGGACCGAGGTGCGCCCCACAGGGGCCACCAGCACGCCGTTGGGCTTCAGCTGTTTCAGCAGTTCGGTCGGCTCGGTCGGGGCGGCGGCCGTGATCATGATCCGGTCGAACGGCGCCTGTTCGGGCCAGCCCAGCCCGCCGTCCCCGTGCCGGGTGATCACGTTGTCCACGCCCAGCAGCTTCAGCCGCGCCTCCGCCTCGGCCAGCAGGCTGCGATAGCGTTCGACCGAATAGACATAGCGCGCCAGCTTCGACAGCACCGCGCACTGGTATCCGCTGCCCGTGCCGATCTCCAGCACCCGGTGGCGCGGCTGCACCTCCAGCGCCTGGGTCATCAGGCCGACGATATAGGGCTGGCTGATCGTCTGGGCGCAATCGATGGGCAGGGCCTGGTCCTCCCAGGCTTGGTCCAGGAATTTCTCGTGCACGAAGACCGAACGGTCCACGCTCTCCATGGCCCCCAGGACGCGCGCGTCGGTCACGCCCTGCCGCCGCAACGACAGGATCAGGCGGCCGGCGCGGTCGTCGTGCAGGTTCATGCGGCCTTCACCGCCTTGGGCGGCGCCCCGCCCAACACCTTCTTCAGGTCGTTGACGCTGGCCCTATGCGTCAGGTCGATGTGCAGGGGCGTGACCGAAATCCGCCCCTCGTCGATGGCGCGCAGATCGGTGCCTTGCGGATGCTCCTGCTTCTCGCCCCGGAAACTCATCCAGTAGTAGTCGCGGCCGCGCAGATCGGTGCGGCGCACGGCGTGCATCTCGCCCACGTCGCGGAACCCTTGGGTCGTCACCTCGACCTGTTCCACCGCCTCGGGCGGGCGGTTGGGGAAGTTCAGGTTCATCACCACGCCGTTCGCCCATTTCTGCTCCAGCAGCCGGGCGATGATGGCGGGCGCGAATTCCTCCGCCGTCTCCCAGTGCGCGACCACCTCGTCGTGGAACCGCTCCAGGCTCTGGCTCAGGGCGATGGAGCGGATGCCGAACGCCATGCCCTGAAGCGCACCCGCCACCGTGCCGGAATAGCTGACGTCCTCGCCGATGTTGTGCCCGCGATTGACGCCCGACAGCACCAGGTCCGGCTTTTCCGGCATCAGGTCGTTGACGGCCAGAACGACGCAATCGGTCGGCGTCCCCGTCACCGCGAACCGCTTTTCGCCCAGGTTCAGCACCCGCAGAGGCTCGGTCAGGGTGATCCCCCGCCCCTTGCCCGACTGCTCGACGGCGGGCGCGCACACCCAGACATCGTCGCTGATGGAGCGCGCGATCCGCTCCAGGCATTCCAGCCCCTCGGCCTCGATCCCGTCGTCGTTGGTCAGAAGAATCCGCACTCTAAACTCCGCCCACGAACTCAAGCCCGCCCATATAGGGCCGCAGCACGGCGGGCACGGCGATCCGTCCGTCGTCCTGCTGATAGTTCTCCATGATCGCCACCAGCGTCCGGCCGACCGCCAGGCCCGAGCCGTTCAGCGTATGGACGAACTCGGTCTTCTTCTCGCCT includes the following:
- the yajC gene encoding preprotein translocase subunit YajC → MGAPADGGIMAVIMQFLPIVAIFILFYFLLIRPQQKRAKDHAAAIAAVKRGDTVVLGSGMIGRVTRVEEAEVNVEIAPSVNVRVVKAMIAEVRNRTAIAANDSKA
- a CDS encoding peptidoglycan DD-metalloendopeptidase family protein, translating into MSGWMRAVLIAGAALSTAACITYPSEPRYSTRPTPVPGHTGPAYPAPQGGQAQGGYPVSAPAPAPAQTQPSSPPAPMATAPVGQIDGGALPPPATTPYTPGQPAYAPPSSVTPPSQPRSTSTVPGAAYVIQAGDTISGVGRRFQTPVQVLIDLNGLGPRGAITTGQRIILPESAVDTGSDPYATGPSPTGVYVPNAGVVPPPPPPPSGNAALPAQTRPAPPRPTAVAPVAAPTSAAGASVGLAWPVRGDILRRFGPVGMGERNNGVNIGAPAGTAVTASAAGRVAYVGDDLVGQGLTVLIVHVGGWRTVYGHLGSATVRDGEDVRAGQQIGTVGMTAGDGRPSIHFETRQMQGDDPVAVDPLSVLPR
- a CDS encoding protein-L-isoaspartate(D-aspartate) O-methyltransferase — its product is MNLHDDRAGRLILSLRRQGVTDARVLGAMESVDRSVFVHEKFLDQAWEDQALPIDCAQTISQPYIVGLMTQALEVQPRHRVLEIGTGSGYQCAVLSKLARYVYSVERYRSLLAEAEARLKLLGVDNVITRHGDGGLGWPEQAPFDRIMITAAAPTEPTELLKQLKPNGVLVAPVGRTSVQILHRYVGQGDGAFRRESLTEVRFVPLVEGTAKEG
- the surE gene encoding 5'/3'-nucleotidase SurE is translated as MRILLTNDDGIEAEGLECLERIARSISDDVWVCAPAVEQSGKGRGITLTEPLRVLNLGEKRFAVTGTPTDCVVLAVNDLMPEKPDLVLSGVNRGHNIGEDVSYSGTVAGALQGMAFGIRSIALSQSLERFHDEVVAHWETAEEFAPAIIARLLEQKWANGVVMNLNFPNRPPEAVEQVEVTTQGFRDVGEMHAVRRTDLRGRDYYWMSFRGEKQEHPQGTDLRAIDEGRISVTPLHIDLTHRASVNDLKKVLGGAPPKAVKAA